Proteins found in one Streptococcus mitis genomic segment:
- a CDS encoding DUF1836 domain-containing protein, whose amino-acid sequence MKTTFSYPKWAEIPNIDLYLDQVLLYVNQVCAPISPDKDKGLTASMVNNYVKHGYLTKPDKKKYQRQQIARLIAITTLKSVFSIQEIAQTLNTLQSQASSEQLYDAFVDYMNQGIDPANPIIQTSCQTVKLYHQTLDLIHHNQEEVIQ is encoded by the coding sequence ATGAAAACTACCTTTTCCTACCCTAAATGGGCAGAAATTCCAAACATTGACCTCTATCTGGACCAGGTTTTGCTCTATGTCAATCAGGTCTGCGCCCCTATCTCTCCTGATAAAGACAAGGGCCTGACAGCATCTATGGTCAATAACTATGTCAAACATGGTTACCTGACAAAGCCTGACAAGAAAAAATACCAACGCCAACAAATTGCCCGTTTGATTGCTATCACAACCCTCAAGTCTGTATTTTCTATTCAAGAAATAGCTCAGACACTGAATACTCTACAAAGTCAAGCAAGTTCAGAGCAACTCTACGATGCTTTTGTGGACTACATGAACCAAGGGATTGACCCAGCTAACCCCATTATCCAAACCAGCTGCCAAACCGTTAAACTCTATCACCA